A DNA window from Nitrospira sp. contains the following coding sequences:
- a CDS encoding Glutamate synthase [NADPH] small chain (MaGe:77310025) yields MGDPKGFMKYAREGPKRKPVELRVLDWKEMYEPIAEDKLKIQGARCMDCGVPFCQGTTGCPVVNLIPEWNDLVYRGRWKDALKALHTTNNFPEFTGRLCPAPCEGACVLGINENPVSIRVLEWNIIDRGFNEGYVEPILPVVKTGKTVAIVGSGPSGLAAAQQLARAGHTVTVFEKSDRIGGLLRYGIPDFKMEKWVIDRRLEQMKAEGVEFKTGVAIGNDLTGEQLRQQFDAVGLTMGAEQARELPIPGRDLKGVHLAMEYLTQQNKRTAGIAITDEPITAKGKRVIVIGGGDTGSDCVGTAHRQGCAEVRQFELLPEPPPSRASSTPWPLWPMQLRTSHAHEEGCDRQWSISTTKFTGHNGHVTKLHGNRVKFEGGKFIPVSNSDFEMDADLVLLAMGFTGPVKNGLLDSLGVKYDQRGAVSVDENFMTSLDGVFAGGDTKRGASLIVWAITEGRRMAAGIDRYLQANRSAKQSAS; encoded by the coding sequence ATGGGCGATCCAAAAGGTTTCATGAAATATGCCCGCGAGGGCCCCAAGCGGAAGCCGGTCGAGCTGCGCGTGCTCGACTGGAAGGAAATGTACGAGCCCATTGCCGAGGACAAGCTCAAGATTCAAGGCGCGCGCTGCATGGATTGCGGGGTGCCGTTTTGCCAGGGCACGACCGGCTGCCCGGTGGTGAACCTGATTCCCGAGTGGAACGATCTTGTCTACCGCGGCCGCTGGAAAGACGCGCTCAAGGCGCTGCACACCACGAACAATTTCCCTGAATTCACCGGCCGGCTCTGCCCGGCTCCCTGCGAAGGCGCCTGTGTGCTCGGGATCAACGAAAATCCGGTCTCGATCCGCGTGCTGGAATGGAACATTATCGACCGGGGTTTCAATGAAGGCTATGTCGAGCCGATTCTCCCGGTAGTCAAAACCGGAAAGACGGTTGCCATTGTCGGGTCCGGCCCCTCCGGCTTAGCAGCCGCGCAGCAACTTGCGCGCGCTGGCCATACGGTCACGGTGTTCGAGAAATCCGACCGTATTGGCGGCTTGCTCCGCTACGGCATCCCCGATTTTAAAATGGAAAAGTGGGTCATTGACCGGCGGCTGGAGCAGATGAAGGCCGAAGGCGTCGAATTTAAGACCGGCGTCGCCATCGGGAACGATCTCACTGGCGAACAATTGCGCCAGCAGTTCGATGCCGTGGGATTGACCATGGGCGCCGAGCAGGCGCGCGAGCTGCCGATTCCCGGCCGCGATCTCAAGGGTGTGCATCTCGCGATGGAATATCTCACCCAGCAGAACAAGCGGACGGCGGGCATTGCCATTACGGATGAACCCATCACGGCCAAAGGCAAGCGGGTCATCGTCATCGGCGGCGGCGACACCGGTTCCGATTGCGTCGGCACGGCTCATCGGCAAGGCTGCGCGGAAGTCCGTCAGTTCGAGTTGCTGCCAGAGCCGCCTCCGTCCCGCGCGAGTTCCACCCCCTGGCCGCTCTGGCCGATGCAGTTGCGGACCTCGCATGCGCACGAAGAAGGCTGCGACCGGCAGTGGAGTATCTCGACGACGAAGTTCACCGGCCACAATGGCCATGTCACCAAGCTGCACGGGAATCGCGTGAAGTTCGAAGGCGGCAAGTTTATTCCAGTCTCCAACAGCGATTTCGAGATGGATGCGGATCTGGTGCTGCTCGCCATGGGCTTCACCGGCCCGGTGAAGAACGGCCTGCTCGACAGCCTCGGCGTGAAGTACGATCAGCGCGGGGCCGTGTCGGTGGATGAGAACTTCATGACCAGCCTCGACGGTGTTTTTGCCGGTGGCGACACCAAGCGCGGCGCCTCCCTCATCGTCTGGGCGATCACCGAAGGGCGCAGAATGGCGGCGGGGATCGATCGGTATCTGCAAGCGAATCGATCCGCGAAGCAGTCTGCTTCGTAA
- a CDS encoding conserved exported protein of unknown function (Evidence 4 : Unknown function but conserved in other organisms; MaGe:77310026) encodes MERQAKYLFLCVVAFSFSACAGTLPEPRLQAYVPSPTIQADALAVRRTPLDVALVVINDATGKDSAPPLSGEELRPVPELFRILVERDLPVKVVRETPVRVVSDRAETISWKQIAGEQGVETLLFAVLSHVEQRSQDSLLLDGSHEGGGAMGTVLGSVTSDYALVELALLDMKANQVLARAEGRGWATLEEIDSGLASNVYPAIRKAGRPQRYFPPREDPAKRATLHWIAGEDALGQAVEHLKENWRR; translated from the coding sequence ATGGAACGACAAGCGAAGTATCTGTTCCTCTGTGTTGTCGCCTTTTCCTTCTCTGCTTGTGCCGGGACTCTTCCGGAGCCTAGACTCCAGGCCTACGTTCCATCCCCCACAATTCAAGCTGACGCGCTGGCCGTCCGGCGCACGCCGCTTGATGTGGCGCTGGTAGTTATCAACGATGCAACGGGAAAAGATTCAGCGCCGCCGCTGTCCGGCGAGGAGCTCCGGCCTGTGCCGGAACTTTTCCGGATCCTGGTGGAGCGCGATCTTCCTGTCAAAGTCGTGCGAGAGACGCCGGTGCGCGTCGTGTCCGACCGCGCAGAAACAATCTCCTGGAAACAGATCGCCGGGGAACAGGGTGTCGAGACGCTGCTGTTCGCCGTTCTGTCGCACGTCGAACAGAGAAGTCAGGACAGCCTGTTGTTGGACGGGTCGCACGAAGGCGGCGGGGCAATGGGGACGGTGCTCGGTTCCGTGACGAGCGATTACGCGCTGGTGGAATTAGCCCTGCTGGATATGAAGGCCAACCAGGTGCTCGCCCGCGCCGAAGGGCGGGGATGGGCCACGCTCGAAGAGATCGACAGCGGACTGGCCTCCAACGTTTACCCGGCAATCCGGAAAGCGGGGCGACCACAGCGCTACTTCCCGCCGCGCGAGGACCCGGCTAAACGCGCCACGCTGCATTGGATAGCTGGAGAAGACGCGCTGGGCCAGGCGGTCGAGCACTTGAAAGAGAACTGGAGGCGGTAA
- a CDS encoding putative Trehalose/maltose-binding protein MalE (Evidence 3 : Putative function from multiple computational evidences; MaGe:77310027), which yields MYTDRKSPPRVGWRRPPLLAGVVLFLWAVAAAGCLQSGEEPAAPSTVLVFKHGKLSGDATVLPSLLREFELRHPGLIVREELLPASSDRQHQYYAMNLDGGNAPFDLLAIDTVWVQEFAKAGWIGRLDGIVPAGEREAFFPSAIKAATFEGRLYAAPWYIDAGMLYYRRDLLDRYGLQPPSTWEDLVHAATVIVDAEQDRRLSGFVWQGKQYEGLLCMTLDVLRSYGTDLWTGDLDRAERGLRFLRDTISTHKVSPLSTSMADEESTRHIFGAGRAVFMRNWPYAWPLLQRQGSPVRGKIGMVPLPSASGYTGAPVLGGWLLAVAEKSPRREAAGELIRFLTSPDIQQMIAVKLGYNPARQALYSDAQVLEARPELTALYSTLLQSQPRPVTPSYIMLSQAAQPEISALVVGRKTPREVLSAVRRQADRYMSGEFASAIGAAQ from the coding sequence ATGTACACCGATCGAAAATCTCCTCCTCGCGTTGGATGGCGCAGGCCACCGCTGTTGGCTGGCGTTGTCCTGTTCCTCTGGGCCGTGGCGGCAGCCGGTTGTCTGCAAAGTGGGGAAGAGCCTGCTGCTCCCTCTACAGTGCTGGTCTTTAAGCATGGGAAACTATCCGGTGACGCGACGGTCTTACCGAGTTTGCTCCGTGAGTTTGAGCTACGTCATCCCGGCCTGATTGTTCGCGAAGAACTCTTGCCTGCGTCGTCGGACCGGCAGCATCAATATTATGCGATGAATTTAGATGGAGGAAATGCGCCATTCGATCTGTTGGCCATCGATACCGTCTGGGTGCAGGAGTTTGCCAAGGCGGGTTGGATTGGCCGGCTGGACGGCATTGTGCCGGCTGGCGAACGAGAGGCCTTTTTCCCGAGTGCGATCAAGGCGGCCACATTTGAAGGGCGACTCTATGCCGCGCCTTGGTATATCGATGCGGGCATGCTGTACTACCGGCGCGACCTGCTCGACCGCTATGGGCTCCAGCCTCCTTCGACCTGGGAGGATCTGGTCCATGCGGCAACGGTGATCGTGGATGCGGAGCAGGATCGCCGGTTGTCGGGATTTGTGTGGCAGGGCAAGCAATACGAGGGATTACTCTGCATGACGCTCGATGTGCTCAGAAGTTATGGCACGGACTTGTGGACCGGCGACCTCGATCGGGCCGAGCGCGGCCTCCGGTTTTTGCGCGATACGATTTCAACGCACAAGGTGAGTCCCCTATCGACCAGCATGGCCGATGAGGAATCGACTCGCCACATCTTCGGCGCCGGCCGGGCGGTGTTCATGCGCAATTGGCCCTATGCGTGGCCGTTGCTGCAACGCCAGGGCTCTCCCGTCCGCGGAAAGATCGGTATGGTGCCTCTTCCGTCTGCGTCTGGTTATACCGGTGCGCCGGTTCTAGGTGGATGGTTGCTGGCGGTGGCGGAGAAGTCTCCTCGACGAGAAGCCGCCGGTGAGCTGATTCGCTTCCTGACCTCACCGGATATTCAACAGATGATCGCCGTCAAGCTTGGATATAACCCGGCGCGCCAGGCCTTGTATTCGGATGCACAGGTGCTCGAAGCCAGGCCTGAACTGACGGCCCTCTATTCGACGCTTCTTCAGTCGCAGCCTCGTCCGGTGACACCCTCGTACATCATGTTATCTCAAGCCGCGCAGCCAGAAATCAGCGCTCTCGTCGTGGGGCGAAAAACTCCGCGAGAGGTATTGAGCGCAGTTCGCCGCCAGGCCGACCGGTACATGAGCGGCGAATTCGCTTCAGCCATTGGAGCAGCGCAGTGA
- a CDS encoding Trehalose/maltose transport system permease protein MalF (MaGe:77310028) yields the protein MTGPNSTGAGGVRHLGRLSERAWGYLLSAPAFVLLGFVALAPIGAALWLSLYRRMPVFGVDEFIGAAHYIQLWSDERFWAACRVTLYFTALSVAAELVVGFGLALLLDRLTNRSGQSSPWEQAMILLPWAVPTVVSAQIWKWLYQPDYGLLNYLLLQFGLIAAPIDWLADPDWAIHAAVVMDVWKTTPFVTLLLLAGLKALPQDLYAAAKVDGAGSWEQFRRITLPLLMPIVLIVLVFRTMDGVRVFDAVFVLTSGGPGNTTETLSIYAYKTLFQTLQFGYGSALATAMFILVAGLSALYVVLLRRHFQESA from the coding sequence GTGACAGGGCCGAACTCGACAGGGGCAGGAGGGGTGCGGCACCTGGGCCGCTTGTCGGAGCGAGCCTGGGGCTATCTCTTGTCGGCTCCGGCATTTGTATTGCTTGGGTTTGTGGCGCTCGCTCCGATCGGAGCCGCTCTGTGGTTGAGTCTGTATCGCCGCATGCCGGTCTTTGGCGTGGATGAATTTATCGGCGCGGCACATTACATCCAGTTATGGAGCGACGAGCGGTTTTGGGCCGCGTGCCGAGTCACGCTGTATTTTACGGCGCTCTCGGTCGCCGCCGAATTGGTGGTGGGGTTTGGGCTGGCGCTCTTGCTGGATCGGCTCACGAACCGATCTGGGCAATCTTCGCCGTGGGAGCAAGCGATGATCCTCTTACCCTGGGCGGTTCCAACCGTGGTGTCGGCTCAAATCTGGAAGTGGCTCTACCAACCGGATTATGGGCTGCTCAACTACCTGCTGCTTCAGTTCGGATTGATCGCCGCCCCGATCGATTGGCTTGCCGATCCGGATTGGGCGATCCATGCGGCTGTTGTCATGGATGTTTGGAAAACGACGCCGTTTGTGACCTTGTTATTGTTGGCGGGACTGAAAGCGTTGCCCCAAGATCTCTACGCCGCGGCCAAAGTCGATGGCGCGGGGTCGTGGGAACAGTTTCGCCGGATCACGCTTCCGCTGCTGATGCCCATCGTCCTGATCGTGCTGGTATTTCGGACGATGGATGGGGTGCGTGTATTCGACGCGGTGTTCGTGCTGACGAGCGGTGGCCCTGGCAACACGACTGAAACGCTATCGATTTATGCGTACAAAACTTTGTTTCAGACGTTGCAATTTGGATATGGCTCCGCGTTGGCCACGGCGATGTTCATCCTCGTGGCGGGACTTTCCGCGCTGTATGTCGTGCTGTTGCGACGCCATTTTCAAGAGAGTGCCTGA
- a CDS encoding Trehalose transport system permease protein SugB (MaGe:77310029): MSDVTEDRPLGNVRTLRRIGMRLCILLSVGLFCLGPILWQAVTSVKLDQDLVRLPPIFPEQMTLSHYGRVLFESPIAQSLMNSLIVAVSATTVSIVVGTLCAFALARLPIAGKPIILGLILSTSMFPPIAVISPLYLLMREFGLRDTLMAVGLTHAVYSLPLAVWLLTSFFRQLPAELYYAARVDGCTPLRALFTIFFPLARPGLAVAALLVFIYSWNEFMFALTLTASDATRTAPVAVALFPGLYEIPWGDIAAASLVVTLPVGALAILFQRHIVAGLTAGSVKG; encoded by the coding sequence ATGTCGGATGTGACAGAGGATCGACCGCTCGGCAATGTAAGAACTCTGCGGCGGATTGGTATGAGACTGTGCATCCTTCTGTCGGTGGGGCTCTTCTGTCTTGGGCCGATTCTCTGGCAGGCGGTGACGTCGGTCAAGCTCGATCAGGACCTCGTACGGCTGCCGCCGATCTTCCCAGAGCAGATGACGCTCTCCCATTATGGGCGGGTTCTATTCGAATCCCCCATCGCGCAGTCGCTAATGAATAGTCTGATTGTGGCGGTCAGCGCCACTACGGTCTCTATTGTGGTGGGGACGCTGTGCGCCTTTGCCTTGGCGCGATTGCCGATTGCCGGCAAGCCGATCATTCTTGGGTTGATTCTGTCGACCTCGATGTTTCCGCCGATTGCCGTGATCAGCCCCTTGTACTTGTTGATGCGCGAGTTCGGCCTTCGGGATACGCTGATGGCCGTGGGATTGACCCATGCGGTGTACTCGCTGCCTCTCGCCGTCTGGCTTTTGACGAGTTTCTTCCGGCAATTGCCCGCGGAACTGTACTACGCCGCGCGCGTTGACGGGTGCACGCCGCTTCGCGCGCTGTTCACGATCTTTTTCCCGTTGGCGCGCCCAGGTCTCGCGGTCGCGGCATTGTTGGTGTTTATTTATTCATGGAACGAATTCATGTTTGCGTTAACCCTCACGGCCAGCGATGCCACGCGAACCGCCCCGGTTGCTGTCGCCCTGTTTCCAGGGCTCTATGAAATTCCCTGGGGCGATATCGCGGCCGCCTCCCTTGTGGTGACGCTTCCCGTAGGAGCCTTGGCGATTCTGTTCCAACGGCACATTGTGGCTGGATTAACGGCCGGGAGTGTGAAGGGGTAA
- a CDS encoding putative ABC transporter ATP-binding protein y4oS (MaGe:77310030) yields MAEVRLDHLSKRYGTTNVLPDVTLTINEGELFAIVGPSGCGKSTLLNLLAGLERPTAGRILFDGEDVTGLEPGARDIALVFQSYALYPHMTVRGNLAFPLQVTKRRHGFDRRRIEEEVQKVAGFLGLGPLLDRRPRELSGGQRQRVALGRALIRKPRVFLMDEPLSNLDAKLRASMRAELRRLHEELKITTIYVTHDQTEAMTLADRLAVFNRGEVQQIDHPHEVYARPANVFVAGFMGYPSMNLFDAHHEGHTLRAGPIQLSLSEMGVPDLPGQLLTMGIRPEAVAVMSAQTIREETVSGIVRLVEPSGAGMWVTADLQDAQDLTVIGLTEAGFIPNVGDRVALSVRRAPIHLFDRATGRRIESAAGSVP; encoded by the coding sequence ATGGCGGAAGTGCGATTGGACCATCTCTCGAAACGGTATGGCACGACGAACGTGCTTCCCGACGTGACGTTGACGATCAATGAAGGCGAGCTGTTTGCAATCGTTGGCCCTTCGGGATGCGGGAAGTCGACGCTACTGAACCTCCTCGCCGGGTTGGAGCGACCGACAGCCGGGCGCATCTTGTTCGACGGAGAAGATGTGACCGGCTTGGAACCGGGAGCGCGCGACATCGCACTCGTTTTTCAGAGCTACGCGCTCTACCCGCACATGACGGTGCGCGGCAATCTTGCGTTTCCCCTTCAAGTGACGAAGCGCAGGCATGGGTTCGATCGACGCCGCATCGAAGAAGAGGTTCAGAAAGTGGCCGGCTTTCTTGGCTTGGGCCCGTTGCTCGATCGGCGTCCGCGCGAGTTGTCTGGCGGCCAGCGGCAACGGGTGGCGCTCGGTCGGGCGCTCATCAGAAAACCTCGGGTCTTTTTGATGGATGAACCGCTGTCGAATCTCGATGCGAAACTGCGGGCATCGATGCGGGCAGAGCTGCGACGACTGCACGAAGAGCTGAAGATCACCACGATCTATGTGACGCACGATCAGACGGAAGCGATGACTTTGGCCGACCGGTTGGCGGTATTTAATCGTGGAGAAGTGCAACAAATCGATCATCCACATGAGGTTTATGCGCGTCCCGCCAACGTGTTTGTCGCCGGATTCATGGGGTACCCGTCGATGAACCTGTTTGACGCGCATCATGAGGGCCACACGCTTCGAGCCGGGCCGATTCAGCTTTCTCTATCGGAAATGGGAGTGCCGGATCTTCCCGGTCAACTCCTCACTATGGGAATCAGGCCGGAAGCCGTGGCTGTTATGTCTGCTCAAACGATACGAGAGGAAACTGTGTCGGGGATCGTTCGATTAGTTGAGCCATCGGGAGCTGGCATGTGGGTGACGGCGGATCTTCAAGATGCCCAAGACTTGACGGTCATCGGATTAACGGAGGCCGGCTTTATTCCGAATGTGGGCGACAGGGTTGCGCTGTCGGTACGCCGGGCGCCGATTCATCTCTTCGATCGGGCGACCGGACGGAGAATCGAGTCAGCGGCCGGATCTGTTCCATAA
- a CDS encoding hypothetical protein (Evidence 4 : Unknown function but conserved in other organisms; MaGe:77310031): MEAQYLSRDPEIMSGALCFTGTRVLVQALFDYLEGSSSLEDFLDDFPSVSREAAIAVLEVAKERLFAHASAA, from the coding sequence ATGGAAGCCCAATACCTCAGTCGTGATCCGGAAATCATGAGTGGCGCTCTCTGTTTTACGGGCACGCGTGTGCTGGTTCAGGCCCTGTTTGACTACCTAGAGGGAAGTTCGTCTTTGGAAGATTTCCTGGATGATTTTCCTTCGGTCTCTCGTGAAGCGGCCATTGCAGTGCTCGAAGTGGCCAAGGAACGTCTCTTCGCTCATGCGTCTGCTGCTTGA
- a CDS encoding hypothetical protein (Evidence 4 : Unknown function but conserved in other organisms; MaGe:77310032): MRLLLDESVPRRFRQSLPAHSVTTVVEMGWSGVKNGKLLALAAAEFEAFITVDQNLSYQQNIATLPIAVVVLVARSTELQALLPLVPRLEEVLSTLQPRLLVQVGA; the protein is encoded by the coding sequence ATGCGTCTGCTGCTTGACGAATCGGTGCCTCGCCGTTTTCGCCAGTCACTGCCAGCCCATTCTGTAACAACCGTGGTTGAAATGGGGTGGAGTGGCGTAAAGAACGGCAAGTTGTTGGCGCTGGCTGCTGCGGAGTTCGAGGCGTTCATCACCGTCGATCAAAACCTTTCTTACCAGCAGAATATTGCGACTCTTCCCATAGCGGTTGTTGTGTTGGTGGCACGGTCCACTGAGCTTCAGGCTCTCCTTCCCCTTGTGCCACGTCTAGAGGAAGTGCTCTCAACGCTGCAACCACGATTACTTGTTCAGGTCGGGGCATGA
- a CDS encoding hypothetical protein (Evidence 5 : Unknown function; MaGe:77310033), whose product MGFYSLTADHSCYGCLLELIDSNTGECSMIQQQYPSSPKAFLGGIAHLGRFIDKVKLRNGGWD is encoded by the coding sequence ATGGGGTTCTATTCGTTGACGGCGGACCACTCGTGTTACGGATGCCTGTTAGAATTGATCGACTCCAACACTGGAGAATGTTCAATGATTCAACAACAATATCCCAGCAGCCCCAAAGCTTTCCTCGGCGGCATTGCCCACCTGGGGAGGTTTATAGACAAGGTCAAGCTCCGCAATGGCGGCTGGGATTAA
- a CDS encoding hypothetical protein (Evidence 5 : Unknown function; MaGe:77310034), producing the protein MLAERAASEGPRSTRAVRINQAGHQTFYGQDKRLESSLAAALLKGCVNSLGKAYVIDKIMCGK; encoded by the coding sequence GTGCTCGCGGAACGCGCGGCCTCGGAAGGCCCTCGTTCGACGCGCGCAGTGAGGATTAACCAGGCCGGCCATCAAACCTTCTACGGCCAGGATAAACGCCTCGAGTCTTCGCTTGCTGCGGCCTTGCTGAAAGGCTGTGTGAATAGCCTGGGCAAAGCCTATGTCATTGACAAGATTATGTGTGGAAAGTAG
- a CDS encoding hypothetical protein (Evidence 5 : Unknown function; MaGe:77310035) produces the protein MAETTSSSTAVSDKVVVPSAPVSEPAPAPQEAVSKIVEVPPPQYFADSIKPFTPDALASGFSTLVGALVGAMLAYSLQRRFQRSLDHRNALTSGHKLMFVLLQQINTIVLIQRDYVYPELNNSGRFLSIPAMPQFDTEKNILELPELAFLLDRRDGRAILYDFYLAQQNYIEALNQWNLRSALHLEKVQPALASAGISNGSNITEEQLRKVLGDHLFGHIINSTDNCIQSLGRAFDKLSRVKIRAREYLVGRFETNDFTDFDYPDTYGLRGGQT, from the coding sequence ATGGCTGAAACAACATCGTCATCCACTGCAGTTTCTGACAAAGTTGTTGTGCCATCCGCCCCTGTGTCAGAGCCTGCCCCAGCACCTCAGGAAGCCGTCAGCAAGATTGTAGAAGTTCCACCACCGCAATATTTTGCAGATAGTATTAAGCCTTTCACGCCTGACGCGCTCGCTAGCGGATTTTCTACACTTGTAGGTGCACTCGTCGGAGCAATGCTCGCTTACTCCTTGCAGCGGAGATTTCAGCGTTCTCTAGATCATAGGAATGCATTAACCTCGGGTCACAAGTTAATGTTTGTACTGCTCCAGCAAATCAATACTATAGTTCTCATTCAGCGCGATTACGTATATCCCGAATTGAATAACTCTGGGCGATTCCTTTCTATTCCAGCAATGCCACAGTTCGACACCGAAAAAAATATTCTCGAGCTTCCTGAGTTAGCATTTCTTCTAGATAGGCGGGATGGAAGGGCCATTCTCTATGATTTCTACTTGGCACAACAAAATTATATTGAGGCATTAAACCAATGGAATTTACGTTCCGCGTTGCATCTAGAGAAGGTACAGCCTGCGCTTGCTTCGGCTGGTATATCTAATGGGTCGAATATAACGGAAGAACAATTAAGGAAAGTCTTGGGAGATCACTTGTTTGGTCACATCATCAACTCGACTGACAACTGCATTCAATCATTAGGTCGAGCATTCGATAAGCTCTCAAGAGTCAAAATCCGAGCTCGAGAATACTTAGTTGGCCGATTTGAGACCAATGATTTTACGGATTTTGACTATCCTGATACCTATGGGTTGAGAGGCGGGCAAACTTGA
- a CDS encoding hypothetical protein (Evidence 4 : Unknown function but conserved in other organisms; MaGe:77310036) → MIVHAHAHAGGVMRTDVLIDDDLMRQAMQAPRLPTKKAVIEEGLRLLIKVKGQESVRRLRGKIVFDGGSRQMEKGE, encoded by the coding sequence ATGATCGTGCATGCCCACGCTCATGCTGGAGGCGTCATGCGCACGGATGTTTTGATCGATGACGACCTCATGAGACAGGCGATGCAGGCGCCGCGGCTTCCTACTAAAAAAGCGGTGATCGAAGAAGGGCTACGTTTGCTCATCAAGGTAAAAGGACAAGAAAGCGTGCGGCGTCTTCGCGGCAAGATTGTATTCGATGGTGGTTCTCGTCAAATGGAAAAAGGAGAGTAG
- a CDS encoding hypothetical protein (Evidence 4 : Unknown function but conserved in other organisms; MaGe:77310037) has product MTQQQYPRSPKALLGGIAHLGRFIDKIKLHHAGQIQDYNYITVGFDKYLVDFLAIDPKAFEQKVLAGSSDEQLLAWVVANGKPHSHEEIAQWSQGLLSSGPKDDATRARLQSRLQDVAAKRGVPVSALPLATTWVDAIELDEGRL; this is encoded by the coding sequence ATGACTCAACAACAATATCCCCGCAGTCCCAAAGCCTTGCTCGGTGGCATTGCCCACCTGGGGCGGTTTATCGACAAGATCAAGCTCCACCATGCCGGGCAGATTCAGGACTACAACTACATCACGGTGGGGTTCGACAAGTACTTGGTCGATTTTTTGGCGATCGATCCGAAGGCCTTCGAACAGAAGGTGCTCGCTGGCAGTTCCGATGAGCAATTGCTGGCCTGGGTGGTGGCGAACGGCAAGCCGCATTCGCATGAGGAGATCGCGCAGTGGTCGCAGGGGCTCCTCTCTTCAGGCCCCAAAGATGATGCGACGCGCGCGCGGTTGCAAAGTCGGCTTCAGGATGTGGCCGCCAAGCGCGGTGTGCCGGTGAGTGCTCTCCCGCTTGCGACGACGTGGGTGGATGCGATCGAGTTAGATGAGGGACGGCTCTAG
- a CDS encoding Flagellar hook-length control protein fliK (MaGe:77310038): MKKTVSMIMAVAVFAAYTQVLAQAPAADPAAVPAPTPVPAPASQATPPASAPASAPAVEGEKKKDRYEGEDEQEGKGKGKGKRKGKGKGHGKGHGKKHGLDRADEAAGAHGKHGRDNARGRGKHGDREKHGDRDKHEETDKHEGGDKQ, encoded by the coding sequence ATGAAGAAGACGGTCTCGATGATAATGGCGGTGGCCGTGTTTGCGGCTTATACCCAGGTGCTCGCGCAGGCGCCGGCGGCTGATCCGGCTGCGGTTCCTGCTCCGACTCCAGTCCCGGCTCCCGCTTCCCAAGCCACGCCACCGGCTTCTGCGCCGGCTTCGGCACCGGCCGTTGAAGGCGAGAAGAAGAAAGATCGTTACGAGGGGGAAGACGAGCAGGAAGGGAAGGGCAAAGGAAAGGGCAAGAGGAAAGGCAAAGGCAAGGGGCACGGAAAAGGGCATGGCAAGAAGCATGGCTTGGATCGGGCCGACGAAGCGGCCGGTGCGCACGGGAAGCACGGCCGTGACAATGCTCGGGGCCGCGGCAAGCATGGCGACCGTGAGAAGCACGGCGATCGCGACAAGCATGAGGAGACGGACAAGCACGAGGGCGGCGACAAGCAGTAA
- a CDS encoding hypothetical protein (Evidence 4 : Unknown function but conserved in other organisms; MaGe:77310039) yields the protein MATSSQPSAIQKTDPLRRTLTDVRHGLLGLHKALIVAEQLTFERIYGRVDSTGQLLQLVMNDPWFTWLHPLSNVVVRIDELLDGECVLSLEDVAQILTEVRGMIRPSELGDGFERSYYEALQRAPEVVMAHCEMKKLLTLPAV from the coding sequence ATGGCTACGTCATCGCAACCATCCGCAATACAAAAAACCGATCCACTGCGGCGAACCTTGACCGACGTGCGTCATGGACTGTTGGGGCTCCACAAAGCCCTGATTGTGGCGGAGCAGCTCACGTTCGAACGGATCTACGGCCGCGTGGATTCGACCGGCCAGTTGCTGCAACTCGTCATGAACGATCCCTGGTTCACCTGGCTGCACCCGCTGTCGAATGTGGTGGTCCGCATCGATGAGCTGCTGGATGGAGAGTGCGTCCTATCCCTGGAGGATGTCGCGCAGATCCTCACGGAGGTCCGCGGCATGATCCGCCCCTCTGAATTGGGCGATGGATTTGAACGCAGCTACTATGAAGCGCTGCAGCGCGCTCCCGAAGTCGTCATGGCACATTGCGAGATGAAAAAGCTCCTGACCCTTCCTGCGGTCTAG